A genome region from Paradevosia shaoguanensis includes the following:
- the rpsO gene encoding 30S ribosomal protein S15 produces the protein MSITAERKAALIKEYATKKDDTGSPEVQVAILSERIANLTEHFKTHGKDNHSRRGLLKLVSLRRRLLDYVKNVDEARYKSLIERLGLRR, from the coding sequence ATGTCGATTACTGCTGAGCGCAAGGCCGCTCTGATCAAGGAATATGCGACCAAGAAGGACGACACGGGTTCGCCCGAAGTCCAGGTTGCCATCCTCTCCGAGCGCATTGCCAACCTCACCGAACACTTCAAGACCCACGGCAAGGACAACCATTCCCGCCGCGGTCTGCTGAAGCTCGTTTCGCTCCGTCGCCGTCTGCTTGACTACGTCAAGAACGTCGATGAAGCCCGCTACAAGAGCCTGATCGAACGGCTCGGCCTGCGCCGCTAA